A DNA window from Zingiber officinale cultivar Zhangliang chromosome 3A, Zo_v1.1, whole genome shotgun sequence contains the following coding sequences:
- the LOC122052861 gene encoding NAC domain-containing protein 22-like produces MERGEWRIDLPGFRFHPTEEELLDFYLRQMVHGRKLNFDIIGTLNIYLHEPWELPGMAKIGEREWFFFVPRDRRSSNGGRPNRTTECGFWKATGSDRSIRRAAEPRRVLGVKKTLVFYRGRAPRGTKTDWVMNEYRMPESSTGSAGDIPVKGDVVLCKVYRKATSLKELEQRAKMEDEKASPAHISMATTDNTSNYDQENQLRSPLVPFHNLDAKEMKEEAAKDSEATSPSSLLLPLTSVVRPVMLPELQVPKMDLEWMQDPFLTQLRSPWMDLWSPNFANILNY; encoded by the exons ATGGAGAGAGGTGAGTGGCGGATCGATTTACCGGGTTTCCGATTTCATCCCACTGAGGAGGAGCTGTTGGATTTCTACCTGAGGCAGATGGTTCATGGCAGGAAGCTCAATTTCGACATCATCGGCACTCTCAACATCTACCTTCATGAGCCATGGGAACTTCCAG GAATGGCGAAGATAGGGGAGAGGGAGTGGTTCTTCTTCGTGCCGAGGGACCGCCGGAGCAGCAACGGCGGCCGGCCCAACCGGACAACGGAGTGCGGGTTTTGGAAGGCAACCGGATCCGACCGGTCGATCCGGAGAGCAGCCGAGCCTCGGCGCGTCCTCGGGGTGAAGAAGACGCTAGTGTTCTACCGCGGACGCGCCCCGCGAGGCACCAAGACAGATTGGGTCATGAACGAGTACCGGATGCCGGAGAGTAGCACCGGATCCGCCGGCGACATCCCTGTCAAG GGGGACGTGGTGCTGTGCAAGGTCTACAGGAAAGCCACATCTCTGAAGGAACTGGAGCAGAGAGCCAAAATGGAGGACGAGAAGGCGTCACCAGCCCATATATCAATGGCTACCACAGACAACACGTCCAACTACGACCAAGAAAACCAGCTGCGCAGCCCGCTGGTGCCGTTTCATAATTTAGATGCCAAGGAGATGAAAGAAGAGGCGGCTAAAGATTCGGAGGCCACTTCACCGTCATCCTTGTTACTTCCCTTGACATCAGTCGTCCGCCCGGTGATGCTGCCAGAGCTCCAGGTTCCGAAGATGGACCTGGAGTGGATGCAGGACCCCTTCTTGACGCAGCTGCGGAGTCCATGGATGGACCTGTGGTCTCCCAATTTCGCCAATATCCTGAACTACTAG
- the LOC122050785 gene encoding protein ALTERED PHOSPHATE STARVATION RESPONSE 1-like — protein MRLLLSKSNKELRHLVEKGAEAHRIDTTRSWIDKLSMEIEIAILVVTTVSKKIDAVRDEELWPQVTELVLGLVRMWSLLLECHQVHCQAIAEVKGLDFIVSSGKLSSANADEILQLEMEMHKWSSNLSAWINAQRNFAKALNGWLLLCLPHEHAENAPSPTRIGAPPVFVICNYWSQAMDRASECEVIDSLLTFADSLHQLWERLAVDQNDRMIAVRDREKLLRVIEKKRRAMHKEVKSLRKKLALVPGQITTPPHRKPDDGHNTTAEVVGSLESGLKNVFEAMEHFSASSVKAYGELLELCGEQKTDSAQNSHWNLI, from the exons ATGAGACTGTTGCTTAGCAAGAGCAACAAGGAACTGAGGCACTTAGTTGAAAAGGGTGCTGAGGCTCACAGGATCGATACCACTCGAAGTTGGATCGACAAGCTATCAATGGAAATTGAGATAGCAATTCTGGTTGTCACAACGGTTTCGAAGAAGATTGATGCAGTTCGGGATGAAGAACTGTGGCCACAAGTCACTGAACTTGTTCTAGG TTTGGTGAGAATGTGGAGCCTTTTGCTTGAGTGTCATCAAGTGCATTGCCAAGCGATTGCCGAAGTCAAAGGACTTGATTTCATCGTCTCGAGTGGAAAGCTTAGCAGTGCCAATGCTGATGAAATACTGCAGTTGGAAATGGAGATGCATAAGTGGAGTAGCAACTTGTCGGCATGGATTAATGCCCAGAGGAACTTTGCCAAAGCCTTGAATGGTTGGCTCCTACTTTGTCTTCCTCATGAGCATGCTGAAAATGCTCCCTCTCCAACCAGAATTGGCGCGCCGCCTGTTTTTGTCATCTGCAACTACTGGTCACAGGCCATGGACAGGGCTTCCGAGTGCGAGGTGATCGACTCCTTGCTGACCTTTGCCGATTCATTGCACCAGCTGTGGGAGCGGCTGGCTGTAGATCAGAATGATCGGATGATTGCTGTCAGAGATAGAGAGAAATTGCTTAGGGTCATTGAGAAAAAGAGAAGGGCAATGCACAAGGAAGTGAAATCTCTAAGGAAGAAACTTGCATTAGTCCCTGGTCAGATCACCACACCACCTCATCGAAAGCCTGATGATGGTCATAATACTACTGCAGAAGTAGTAGGTAGTCTGGAATCAGGATTGAAGAATGTCTTTGAAGCCATGGAACACTTCTCAGCTAGTTCAGTGAAAGCTTATGGCGAGCTGCTTGAGCTTTGTGGAGAGCAGAAGACAGACTCAGCACAAAATTCCCATTGGAATTTGATATAG
- the LOC122052859 gene encoding protein ROLLING AND ERECT LEAF 2-like, which yields MGCSESKVEEQRAVVLCHGRADILAAAIRHRNAVASAHAAYSDCLLSVSVALHRFLLLLPPSSSSSSSSSSSSPVLSVPARRESEPSPPPPAPAVSSARRSNPSAPIKFDTLDSDDEYEGVVDDGYYFHHQHPYEGPFRHVPSFESIYYARRQPAPYSVAYEQRPPSYETLQVDYFDPYSGFTSQENHPFPFPPGYYGSMGGSFNPNPASEAMPPLVSGGSSSSRARPPPSPPRISTWDLLNPFSTDIYGHGYTPSRNSGEVRHEEGIPDLEEVDMEQKVVQEATYSNLSSTAISSSATKNRAYTSIRASSAREDESRRSCRQHSKAGRSSNSDTSVIDKNVVAMEQRNAAASNNTRNALKVANAIKAQFQRASKSFRKLSEMLEMSNHQLHSKQSPHDDDSVKGSMGLASILQKLYVWEKKLYNEVKASFNLRVHYPSW from the exons ATGGGTTGCTCAGAGTCGAAGGTGGAGGAACAGAGGGCCGTGGTGCTCTGCCACGGCCGGGCTGACATACTCGCCGCCGCCATTCGCCACCGAAACGCCGTCGCGAGCGCCCACGCCGCCTACTCCGACTGCCTCCTCTCCGTTTCCGTTGCCCTCCACCGTTTTCTCCTCCTGctgcctccttcctcttcttcctcctcctcctcctcctcctcctcccctgTTCTTTCCGTTCCTGCCCGCCGCGAGTCGGAGCCTAGTCCACCACCGCCTGCTCCCGCCGTTTCCTCTGCCCGCCGCTCCAACCCCAGCGCTCCCATCAAGTTCGATACTTTGGACTCCGATGACGAGTACGAGGGCGTCGTCGACGACGGTTACTATTTCCACCATCAACACCCCTACGAAGGACCATTCCGTCACGTTCCTAGCTTTGAAAGCATCTATTACGCACGCAGACAGCCGGCGCCTTACTCTGTCGCCTACGAGCAGCGGCCGCCGAGCTATGAGACCCTCCAAGTTGACTACTTTGATCCTTACTCCGGTTTCACTTCCCAAGAAAACCACCCTTTTCCCTTCCCCCCTGGTTATTACGGTTCAATGGGCGGATCTTTCAACCCCAACCCGGCTTCCGAGGCAATGCCGCCGCTGGTTTCGGGAGGTTCTTCCTCCTCTAGAGCGCGGCCTCCTCCTTCACCACCGAGGATTTCCACTTGGGATCTTCTGAACCCTTTTTCGACTGACATATACGGTCATGGGTACACTCCTAGCCGAAATTCCGGCGAGGTGAGGCACGAGGAAGGGATCCCCGACCTCGAAGAGGTGGACATGGAGCAGAAGGTGGTCCAGGAAGCCACCTATAGCAACTTGAGCTCTACAGCTATCTCCTCTTCGGCCACCAAAAACAGAGCATACACCTCCATTCGTGCATCCTCGGCGCGAGAGGATGAATCGAGAAGATCATGTCGGCAACATTCAAAGGCCGGTCGGAGCTCGAATTCTGATACATCGGTGATCGATAAGAATGTGGTGGCCATGGAACAGAGGAACGCCGCAGCCTCCAATAATACACGGAATGCTTTAAAGGTTGCTAATGCGATTAAAGCGCAGTTTCAAAGGGCATCCAAGAGCTTCAGAAAGCTCTCCGAAATGTTGGAGATGTCAAATCACCAGCTTCACTCAAAACAATCTCCCCATGATG ATGATAGTGTAAAAGGATCCATGGGCCTTGCTTCCATATTGCAAAAACTGTATGTTTGGGAGAAGAAGCTTTACAACGAAGTCAAGGCGAGTTTTAATCTACGAGTTCATTACCCTTCATGGTAG